From Arachis duranensis cultivar V14167 unplaced genomic scaffold, aradu.V14167.gnm2.J7QH unplaced_Scaffold_54956, whole genome shotgun sequence, one genomic window encodes:
- the LOC110277291 gene encoding uncharacterized protein LOC110277291: MQGGCIADIGSCGTGFDSASGSVRTKKFRTKGSELADRKGEKNKAMPRAPSIRCSSIDEALSLSSRARCNKG; encoded by the coding sequence ATGCAAGGAGGATGTATAGCTGATATAGGATCTTGTGGAACAGGATTTGATTCTGCAAGCGGTTCGGTACGAACGAAGAAATTTCGAACAAAAGGATCGGAACTCGCTGATAGGAAAGGAGAGAAAAACAAAGCAATGCCAAGAGCTCCGTCAATCCGCTGTTCATCGATAGACGAAGCTCTCTCTTTATCATCTCGCGCCAGATGCAACAAAGGATGA